The following is a genomic window from Pseudomonas promysalinigenes.
CAGAACCGAAGTTGTAACCGGTCTTGCCCAGAACGCAGACAAAGCCGCCGGTCATGTATTCACAGCAGTGATCGCCAGTACCCTCGACAACAGCGTGGGCGCCGGAGTTACGTACAGCGAAGCGCTCGCCCGCAGTGCCAGCGGCAAACAGCTTGCCGCCGGTTGCGCCGTACAGGCAGGTGTTACCGACGATGGCGCTATGCTGGGTGGCGAACGGGCTGCCAGCTGGCGGCACGATGGTCAGCTTGCCCCCGGTCATGCCTTTGCCGACGTAATCGTTGGCGTCGCCTTCCAGGTGCAGGTTCAGGCCGCCGGCGTTCCACACGCCGAAGCTTTGACCGGCAGTACCTTTGAAGCGGAAGGTGACCGGCTTGTCGGCCATGCCCTGGTTGCCGTAGAGCTTGGCAATTTCACCGGAAACTCGCGCACCGATGGAGCGGTCGCAGTTGCAGATATCGAGGCTGAACTCGCCGCCGGCCTGGTCGCGGATCGACGGCAGGGCCATCTCGACCATTTTTTCAGCCAGCTCGCCTTTGTCGAACGGCGGGTTCTTGTCGACTTCGCAGAACTGCGGCTTGTCGGCCGGAATGTGCGAGCTGCCCAGCAGGGGCGTCAGGTCCAGGTACTGCTGGCGCTCGGTGTCGCCTGGCAGCACTTCAAGCAGGTCGGTGCGACCAATCAGCTCGCCGAGGCTGCGAACGCCCAATTTGGCCAGCCATTCACGGGTTTCTTCAGCAACGAAGGTGAAGAAGTTGATCACCATGTCGACGGTGCCGATGTAGTGATCCTTGCGCAGCTTTTCATTTTGCGTAGCTACGCCAGTGGCGCAATTGTTCAGGTGACAGATGCGCAGATATTTGCAGCCCAGGGCGATCATCGGTGCGGTACCAAAGCCGAAGCTTTCGGCGCCGAGGATGGCCGCTTTGATCACGTCCAGACCGGTCTTCAGGCCGCCGTCGGTCTGTACCCGCACCTTGCCGCGCAGGTCGTTGCCGCGCAGGGTCTGGTGGGTTTCGGCCAGGCCCAGTTCCCACGGGGCGCCGGCGTACTTGATCGAGGTCAGCGGCGAGGCGCCGGTGCCACCGTCGTAACCAGAGATGGTGATCAGGTCGGCGTAAGCCTTGGCCACGCCCGCGGCGATCGTGCCAACACCGGCTTCGGCCACCAGTTTCACCGAAACCAGGGCCTGCGGGTTGACCTGCTTGAGGTCATAGATCAGCTGGGCCAAGTCTTCGATGGAGTAGATGTCGTGGTGCGGCGGAGGCGAAATCAGGGTCACACCCGGCACGGCATAACGCAGCTTGGCGATCAGGCCGTTGACCTTGCCGCCTGGCAGCTGGCCACCCTCACCGGGCTTGGCGCCCTGGGCGACCTTGATCTGCAGTACCTCGGCATTGACCAGATACTCTGGGGTCACGCCAAAGCGGCCAGTGGCGACCTGCTTGATCTTCGAGCTCTTGATGGTGCCATAGCGCGACGGGTCTTCACCGCCCTCACCGGAGTTGGAGCGCGCGCCCAGGCGGTTCATCGCCTCGGCCAGGGCCTCGTGAGCCTCTGGCGACAGTGCACCCAGCGAGATACCGGCGGAGTCGAAGCGCTTGAGGATGGCCTCCAACGGCTCGATCTGATCCAGCGGCAGGGCCTGGTCGGCCACTTTCACTTTCAACAGGTCGCGGATCATCGATACCGGGCGCTGGTCCACCAGCGTCGTGTATTCCTTGAACTTGGCGTAGTCGCCCTGCTGCACAGCAGCTTGCAGGGTGTTGACCACGTCAGGGTTGTAGGCGTGATATTCGCCACCGTGGACGAACTTCAGCAGGCCACCTTGCTGGATTGGCTTACGGGCACTCCAGGCTTCGGCGGCCAGCAGCTTCTGGTCGCCTTCCAGATCGACGAAGCGCGCACCCTTGATGCGGCTGGAGACGCCCTTGAAGCTCAGGCCAACCACTTCCTCGGCCAAGCCAACGGCTTCGAACAACTGTGCGCCACGATACGAGGCAATGGTGGAGATCCCCATCTTCGAAAGGATCTTCAACAGGCCTTTGGAGATGCCTTTGCGGTAGTACTTGAAGACTTCGTCGAGGTCACCCAGCACTTCACCGGTACGGATCAGGTCGGCCAGCACTTCGTAGGCCAGGTACGGGTACACGGCCGAGGCGCCGAAGCCCAGCAGCACGGCGAAGTGATGCGGGTCGCGGGCAGTGGCGGTTTCGACCAGGATGTTGCTGTCGCAACGCAGGCCCTGCTCGGTCAGGCGGTGGTGCACGGCCCCCACGGCCAGCGATGCATGCACCGGCAGCTTGCCAGGTGCGATGTAGCGGTCGCTCAGCACCAGCTGGGTCTTACCGCCACGCACGGCTTCTTCGGCTTGGTCGGCAATGTTGCGGATGGCCGCTTCCAGGCCGACGCTCTCGTCGTAGTTGAGGTCGATCAGTTGGCGGTCGAAGCCTTCGCGCTCCAGGTTCATCAGCGAACGCCATTTGGCGGGCGAGATGACTGGCGAGCTGAGGATCACCCGAGATGCGTGCTCCGGGGACTCTTGGAAAATGTTGCGCTCGGCGCCCAGGCAGATTTCCAGGGACATGACGATCGCTTCGCGCAGCGGGTCGATCGGCGGGTTGGTCACCTGGGCGAACTGCTGACGGAAGAAGTCATACGGCGAACGCACACGCTGGGACAGCACCGCCATCGGCGTATCGTCACCCATCGAACCGACCGCTTCCTGCCCCTGCTCACCGAGCGGACGCAGCACTTGATCACGTTCTTCGAAGGTGACCTGGAACATTTTCATGTACTGCTTGAGCTGGTCAGCGTCATAGCTGGCCACGCCCTGGTCGTCGGTCAAGCTGGCCTGAATGCGCAGGGCGTGCTGGCGCAGCCAACGCTTGTAGGGGTGACGCGACTTCAAGCGGTTGTCGATGGCATCGGTGTCGAGAATCTGGCCAGTTTCGGTGTCGACAGCGAAGATCTGCCCTGGGCCGACACGGCCTTTGGCGATGACGTCTTCAGGCTTGTAGTCCCATACGCCAATTTCCGACGCCAGGGTGATGTAGCCATTTTTGGTGGTTACCCAGCGTGCAGGACGCAAGCCGTTGCGGTCGAGCAGGCACACCGCATGGCGGCCTTCGGTCATGACGATACCGGCCGGGCCATCCCACGGCTCCATGTGCATGGAGTTGTACTCGTAGAAGGCGCGCAGGTCGGCGTCCATGGTCTCAACGTTCTGCCAAGCTGGCGGTACCAGCATGCGCACGCCACGGAACAGATCGATGCCGCCTGTGACCATCAGTTCGAGCATGTTGTCCATGCTCGACGAGTCGGAGCCGACGCGGTTGACCAGCGGGCCCAACTCTTCCAGATCGGGGATCAGGTCGTTGGCGAACTTGGTGCGACGGGCCATGGCCCAGTTGCGGTTGCCGGTGATGGTGTTGATTTCGCCGTTATGGGCGAGGAAGCGGAACGGCTGCGCCAGCGGCCATTTCGGCAGGGTATTGGTGGAGAAGCGCTGGTGGAACACGCAGATCGCGGTTTGCAGGCGCTCGTCACCCAGGTCTGGGTAAAACGCCGCGAGATCGCGCGGCATCATCAGGCCTTTGTAGATGATGGTCTTGTGCGAGAAGCTGCAAATGTAGTGGTCGGCGTCGTGGGCGTTGGCCACGGACGAGCGGCGACGAGCACTGAACAGCTTGATGGCGAATTCCTGATCGCTCAGGCCTTCACCGCCGATGAACACCTGCTCGATCTGCGGCAGGCGCTCCAAGGCGAGGCGGCCGAGCACGCTGGTGTCGATCGGCACCTTGCGCCAACCGACCAGCTTCAGGCCGGCAGCGACGATTTCGCGGTCCATGTTGGCGCGGGCAGCTTCGGCTTTGACCGGGTCCTGGTTGAAGAACACCATACCGACGGCATACTGCCTGGGCAGCTCGGCGCTGAAGTGCTCCTGGGCCACGGCACGCAGGAATTGATCAGGCTTCTGCATGAGCAGACCACAACCGTCACCGGTCTTGCCGTCAGCGTTGATGCCGCCGCGGTGGGTCATGCAGGTCAGTGCCTGCATAGCCGTTTGCAGAAGGTGGTGGCTCGGTTCGCCCGTCATATGGGCAATCAGGCCGAAACCACAGTTGTCCTTGAATTCTTCGGGATGGTACAGACCTGTTTTCATAGACACTTTCTCACCAGGTTCACCTCTCAACCGGAGGCAAATCTCTTTTATGTACAACCACTTACCATCCACGCCGATCAAACGCCAGCTTTTTTGCGGTGGCCATGGAAAACCATTGTTGCACAGCGACAGTCATACCCACAAATTTTCATGTCTCACCATTGAAAATTTATGTCGCATTTTTGAATGTTTTTGCGCCGAGAGCCGTGATAACGGCTGGATTGTATCTGAAGCGCTTTGCCATGACTGCTAGGGAGGCTTGTGGCCAGCAGTCCGGGACAGAAAAGCCTGCCGCGCTCGGGCGCAGCAGGCTATTCGGATGTCTTTAATCGCTCAGCAACTGGGCGGCGGGGGTGATGCCGCCCGGCAGGATCAGCGGGCCGAGGCCAGCTCTTGTTGGACGCTGGCGACGGTTCGTGGCCAAGGTTTACCAGCCTGGACCTTCGCTGGCAAGTTCTTGATTGCCGCGACCGCAGCGTCGCGATTGGCAAAGTTGCCGTAGGTGACCACGTAAAGCGGTTTGCCCTGCAGGGTTTTCTTGAAGTAGCGATAGTCGCCACCCTGCGCTTTTACGAAGGCCTGGGCCGAAGCCTCAGAGCTGGTACCTAGGATCTGCACCACATAGTTGCCTGGTTTCTGACCCGAATACCAACCACTGTTCCCGGTACCGCCAGCGGCAGGCTTTTCCGCGGCCTTGGCGGCTGGCTTGGCGGTGGCGACTTGAGTAGGCGCTGGCTTGGTTGGCGCAACCGGCTTGACCGGCTGAGACGCCGCTGGCTTGGACGCAGGCGCAGCAGGCTGCGTGGGAGCAGTGGCCTGGGCCATGCTCGGTGCGGGACCGGCAGGTACACCTTGAGGAGGCGCGATAGTGGTTACTGTAGGCGGATTGCCAGGCTGCAAAGCGGTATTGCCGGCAGGGCCGCCTTCGTCCCCATCACCCATACCCGCAGCCTCGGCCAGCGGTTCGCGCATGACCGGCTGGGACTGGCCGACCAGTGGCAGCGGCATCGGCTGCGACTGGCCGGAAAATTCGATGGCCGGGCTGCCATTGTTGGCTTGCTCAGCGCCTTGCTTGCCCTCGCCCAATGGCAGCTGGGCCTGGGCCACAGGCGCCTCGGCAGGGGCCTTGTCGCTCTTTTTGGGCATCAGCACCGCAGCGCCTACGGCGACCACGACTACTGCGGAAAGCGCAAGTACGTGTTTCTTAGGCATTTTGAACCCCATGGCTGGTCGCTTGACCGTGGTACGGCTGGCGATCATGGCTTCGATCAGAGTATCGCGGGCGACCTGATTGATGTTGCCAGGCCACCCGTCGGAGTTTTCATGAATATCGACAAGCTGTTCACGGGTGAACACCTCGATACCCCGGCCAGCACCTTCCAGGCGTTGTTCAAGGTACTCGCGGGTTTCTTCCTCGCTGTAGGGGGCAAGTTCGATGACGTGGAAGCGCTCTTCCTCGATCTGGATCTCATCCAACCCGGCAATCAGCGAGGGCTCGCCGAACAGGAACACGTGCGGGCGCCCTTCCGGGAGCCCTGCCGCCAGTTCCAGCAACGCTTGGAGTGCCGACTCGTCGAGTTGTTCCGCATCGTCCACCAGCAGATAGACTTCCTGCCCGGTTAGCGCCAGTTGCACGACCTTGTTCAAGATCGCCTGCATTTCAGGCTGCGGCACTTCCAGCGTCTGCGCCACCTGCCCCAGCACGCTGGCAGCGTCGCTGGCGCCGCGGGCCGATACCACCACGCTCTGTACCGACTGCTTGTTGGTACTGGCCACCAGGGCTTGGCGCAGCAGGGTCTTACCGCTGCCCACGGGGCCTGTGACCACCAGCATCAACTGGCTGTAGCGGGCCAGGTGATGCAACTGGCCCAACACCGGCTTGCGCTGGGCGGGGAAAAACTTGAAGCCGGGCACACGCGGCGCGAACGGATCGTGGCTCAACTGGTAATGTTCGAGGAACGCCTCATCGGCATGCAAACTGGTCATTACGCTGTCACAACCTCAAAGCTGGGCCACGATCGCGCGGTAATCCGCCGACAGCGTGGCCTGAAGAATCTCTTTCGGATAGTCGTCGGTGATCACGGCCTCCCCCAGCTGGCGCAGCAGCACCAGCCGCAAGCGACCATCGAGCACCTTCTTGTCGACCGCCATATGCTCCATGAAATGCGCCGGGGTCATTTCCTCTGGTGGCACCACCGGCAAACCTGCATCCTGCAACAGGCGTATTGCGCGATCACGTTCGGCCTGGTCGATCCAACCCAGGCGCATGGACATCTCCAGGGCCATGACCGTGCCTGCGGCTACGGCCTCACCATGCAGCCACACTCCGTAACCCATGTGGGTTTCGATGGCGTGGCCGAAGGTGTGCCCGAGATTGAGCGTGGCACGCACACCGGACTCACGCTCGTCGGCACCGACCACTGCGGCCTTGGCCGCGCACGAGCGGCGGATCGCCTCGGTCAGAGCTGCGGGCTCGAGGGCACGCAGTGCCTGCATATTGTCTTCGAGCCAGGCCAAAAAGGGCTTGTCGCAGATCAGCCCGTACTTGATGACTTCAGCCAGGCCTGCCGAAAGCTCGCGCCCAGGCAAGGTCTTGAGGCTGGTGGTATCGATCAGCACGGCGTTAGGCTGATAGAAAGCCCCGACCATGTTCTTGCCCAGGGGGTGGTTTATACCGGTCTTGCCGCCGACCGAAGAGTCGACCTGTGACAGCAGAGTGGTCGGCACCTGGATGAAGTCGACCCCCCGCTGATAGCAGGCCGCTGCGAAGCCGGCCATGTCGCCGATCACGCCGCCGCCGAGCGCCACCACAGTAGTACGGCGGTCATGCCGCGCAGTCAGCAGGCCATCGAAGATCAGTTGCAGGGTTTGCCAATTCTTGTGTGCTTCGCCGTCCGGCAGGATCACTGACACTACCGAATAGGCGCCAAGGGTTTTGCTCAGGCGGTCGAGATACAGAGGCGCGACGGTTTCATTTGAAACGATGGCGACCTGGCGCCCGCGGATATGCGGCGCCAGCAGTTCGGCCTGGTCCAACAGGCCTTCGCCAATGTAGATCGGGTAGCTACGCTCACCGAGATCGACCTTAAGTGTCTGCATGTATCCCCACAATGTACTTGGGCGCGGCGCCGGCTGTGCGCGCCGCGCAGGAACGTTGAACGTCGCCTCGGCGCTGGCCGAGAATAGTCCCGGCTTAACGGGGCGGCAACTGCTGCAGGCGCTCGAGGATATCGAGCACTACCATGCGTGGCGGCCGTTCGTCGGTTTCCACCACCAGATCGGCAATTTCGCGATAGAGCGGGTCGCGAGCCTCGAGCAAGCCGCGCAAGGTGGCCTCCGGGTTCGCTGTGCGCAGCAGTGGGCGATTGCGATCGCGTGCGGTACGCCCCACCTGCTGCTCCACCGAAGCATGCAGGTAGATGACTCGCCCGCCCGCGTGCAGTGCTTGACGGTTTTCCGCGCGCATGACCGCGCCGCCGCCGGTGGCCACGACGACGCCATCGAGCGCGCACAATTCGGCGATCATCGCCTGCTCACGGTCACGAAAGCCCGGCTCGCCTTCTTTGTCGAAGATCCACGGGATGTTGGCGCCGGTTCGCAGTTCGATTTCCTTGTCGGAATCCTTGAACAGCAGGCGCAGCTCTTTGGCCAACAGGCGCCCGATGGTGCTTTTACCAGCACCCATGGGCCCTACAAGTATCAAATTTCGCACAGAATCAACGACTCACAGCAATCGCCTGGTCACTCATGATACGCGGAGTCAGGAAGACCAGCAGCTCGGATTTTTTCTCTTGTAATGCATCGCGTCGAAATAGCCGCCCAACATACGGCAGATCGCCGAAAAATGGCACCTTGTCGACCACATTGTTTTGCGCGGTCGAGTAAACGCCACCGATGACGATGGTCTCCCCATTCGCTACCCGAACCTTGGCATTGACTTCGTTCTTGCGAATCGGTGGTACGTCGTTGAGAGCATTGACGAAATCGGGCTCATCCTTGGTCACTTTGACCGTCATGATGACATTGCCGTCCGGCGTGATCTGTGGAGTAACTTCCAGTGACAGCGAGGCTTCGCGAAAGGCTACCGAGGTCGCCCCGCTTTTGCTGGTTTCCTGGTAGGGCACTTCGGTGCCTTTGAGAATCCTGGCGGTTTCCTTGTCAGCCGTAACCACCTTGGGCTGGGAAATGATTTCGCCGTTGCCGCTTTTCTCCATCGCGCTGAGCTCCAGGTCCAGCAGCACACCGCCGCGCAACAACCCTACGCCAATGCCAGCTGCGGCCCGGTCCATGCCCAGGTCGACGAACAGGTCCTTGCCCAACAGTGGTGCATCCCCGTATAACTGCCGCCCCCAGCGCACCCCCAGGCCTTTTTCGTAATCGACATTGGCCTCCACGATACGCGCCTCGATTTCCACCTGCTGGACCGGTACATCAAGCTGTGCGACCAACTGGCGCAACTCGGCCAGGCGCTCAGCCGGCTGGTGCGCTACCAGGGTGTTGGTGCGCGTATCGACACTCAGACTGCCACGGCCGGTCAAAATACCGTCATCGGCGAGCGTCGCCAGGAGCAACTCGGCAAGGTCCGAGGCCTTGGCGTGATGAATCGGTAGCAGCTCACGCCGCAAAGGCTCCATTTGTGCGTCCAGCTCCTGTTTGATACGGGCACCGCGAGACTGCTCGGCCAACTCTGCGGCGGGCGCGACCAACAACACATTGCCCTGCTCACGTCGCGCCAGACCCTTGCTGTGCAACACCAAATCCAGCGCTTGATCCCAGGGCACATCATGTAGCCGCAAGGTGATATTGCCTTGCACGGTGTCACTGGCCACCAAGTTGATCCCGGCATAGTCAGCCAGCACCTGAAGCACTGAGCGCACCTCCACATCCTGGAAGTTCAGGGTTATGGCCTCACCCCGAAAGGGCGCTGCCAGACACGCCTGACTGGCCATCAAGCCCACCACTAGCCATTTCGACAGCCTCATCGTCGCCCTCCGTGGCCTCAGTTTTCATGCTCTTCCTGAGCTTCAGCGTTACCGTGCGCTCTCGCCACACGCCTCCTACGAACAGACGCTCGCGGACCTCGAATTGCCGTTCGCCAACCTGCACCACTACCCCTCCCTCGCGCCCCAGCCGGTCCCCTGGGCGAACGCGGTACACACGCCCAGCCGACAACACAAGCGCTTCGCTCTGCTCACCGCGCTGCAGGCTGCCGACCATCTGCAGCTGTGTCAGCGCAACACCGGCAAGCCCTGCGCGCACTACACGAGCCGGCGAGGAAGAAAACGGATCCAGGCTCACAGGTTGCATCTGACCGCGAGCAGGCACATCGGCCAGTGATGGCGGCTGTGGTACGGAGCCGTCGGCTTGATAGACATACACTCGCATACCAAGGCTCAACAGCCCTGGCCGATCCTCCGTTGGCTCCAGCCGCATCGTCTCGGCACGCAGCAGGCGAACCTGGCCAAGCCAGTCGTCCAGCCACACTCGAAGCCCTGCATACCCCCCAACTACGCGTATATCCACAGGCGTCTGCCAGTAGCCAGGTCGCTTGACCTCCTCGCCCACATCCAGTTGCTCGAAGTGCAGGCCATGGGCATGCCCTGAAGCGGCCAACTGATCCAGCAAATCGCTCATGCCTGCGCCGGCAGCCAGGCGCCAGCGAGCATCCTGCAACTGCATCAGCTCAGCCTCGTAGTTTTCACGAAGTTGCCCGAGCGCCTTCACCTCGCCAATTGCAGCTTGTTGGTCTTCCAGCAGCCCCACATACCGAGCACGTGCCACCTCCTCACGCTGTAGCCATTGAGGTAGAAGAAGCAAGCACCCAAAACCGAACACAACAATGCACAAAATGCCCGGTAGCGCACTGCGAGCCAGTGGCAAGCGCTCTATCAATGCCAGCAACTCTCCACCGCGCAACAGGTTCATGACCAGACTGCCGATACGCGCGCCAGCAGCAGAAACTCGTCGCCGCCCGGCTGCTGCCTGATGTGTTTGAGCTCCAGGTCGCGTAGCACGCCAGAGCGCTCAAGTTCACGCATCAGCTGCGCCACTACAGCGCTGGAGGCAGCTATCCCGGCCATGCGCAATTGCGAGCCGTCCATCTCCACGTGGCGCAGACGAGCGCCCTCCGGCATTGCCCGCTCGAGGTCGGCAAACACTGCGCTTGGCAGCCCTTGCTGGGTACGCAAGCCTGCCAAGGCCGCAACCTGATTGCGCACGTCGGCGTAAGCCTGGGTGATGCGTTCGTGTTCAGAGAGCTGCGCCTGGAGTGCCTGTATTGCGACCTGCTGGGCGTGGCTGGCCATGGCATGCTGGCGAACGCGCTGACGAGCCAATTGGTCCATCAACAGGACGGCGCACAGCGCCAACACTGCAGCCCCTACCAACATCAGGCGTAAACGCTGGATCGCCGCTTGGCGCTGCCGCTCTCGCCAGGGCATCAAATTGAGGCGCAACATCAATGCAGGCTCCCAAGCGCCAAGGCAAAGGCCAACGCCATGCAGCCGTCCTGGCAGTGCACACCTGCCACAGGCGGCAACGGGTGGCACGGCAAGCCAAAGCGCTCACTCAGGCGAAGCAGCGCGTCTTGACCGATTGCCGACGCACCGGCCACAAGCAGTTCGGTCGGCATCTGGCCATCTGCCAGTTCATTGAGCAGCTCCAGGACTGCCCCCGTCTCCAGCGGCCACTCACGCCGGACAGGCAGGGTATCGCCAAGCCAGCCATGCAACGTTGCGCTTCCCGGCTCGATGCGCAGCAGCGCTGCGCCACTGTGGCCTTGACCCGGCAGCAGGCGACGCAGGGCAATTGTGTCAACTTCCACCACCTCGAGTTCCAGATCCGCGGCTTCGAAGGCAGCGACCAAAGGCTGCAGCGAGCTTTGCCGGCTGGCCGCAACCAATACATCCTGACATCCCGGTTGCAGCAGGGAGTCCCCCAGTACCTGAAAGTCCAATGCCAGATCTTCGAGTGGGAAAGGGAAGAGCTGCTCCGCATCACCCAGCAGTTGCGCCTCCAGCTGGCTGGGGGCCTGCCCCTCAGGCAAGCGGCACAGCTTGCAGATGACCTGCGAGGCGGGCAGTGCCACTGCGGCTCTACGTAGGCGCCTGCCCGATTGCTGACACGCGTTGCGCAAAGTAGCTATCAAGCGCTCTGGCCCCTGCGATCGGTTGCCAGGCGCGAGCGGCTCGAACTCATGCACCGCCCAGACAAGCGGCTCATAACGCCCCCTGTGGCGCCGCAGTTGGGCAACCCGCAGTGAATCCGAGGTGATTTCCACCCCCAGCAGTGAACTGGCATCCTTGCCAAAGCGTCCTAACATCACGATTTCCTTGTTACAACCATGAACCGCCACACTGCCGGGCCCTGAAGGGCCAAACGGTGCAGCGAGCCGCCTGGCCGGTCACCCGGCGAAGCGAAAAGTGCTTATAATGCCCAGCGTTTTTTCGTCCGCCGGCCCCGTGCGCAATTCACCTCTCAACCTGGACACCGAAAAGCCTTGATACGCCTGCTGAAGTTCTTCTGGTGGTCTTTCGTCGCAGTCATCTGCGCGCTCGTACTCGGTGTGAGCGGTGCGTTTCTGTATCTTAGCCCCAACCTGCCATCGGTCGATTCACTCAGAAGCATCCAGTTGCAGATCCCACTGAGGGTCTTTAGCAGTGACGGCAAGCTGATCGCCGAGTTTGGCGAAATGCGGCGCTCGCCGATCCGCTTCGCGGACATTCCGCCACAGTTCATTCAGGCACTTCTGTCAGCCGAGGACGACAATTTCCTCAACCACTACGGTGTCGATCCGAGCAGCCTGATGCGTGCTGCTACCCAGCTGGTGAAGTCTGGTCATATTCAGACCGGCGGCAGCACCATTACCATGCAGGTGGCAAAAAACTACTTCCTCACCAGCGAACGCAGCTTCTCGCGCAAGACCAGCGAAATTTTGCTGGCTCTGCAGATCGAGCGCGAACTGACCAAGGACGAGATCCTTGAGCTGTACGTGAACAAGATCTACCTGGGCAACCGCGCCT
Proteins encoded in this region:
- a CDS encoding AAA family ATPase, producing MTSLHADEAFLEHYQLSHDPFAPRVPGFKFFPAQRKPVLGQLHHLARYSQLMLVVTGPVGSGKTLLRQALVASTNKQSVQSVVVSARGASDAASVLGQVAQTLEVPQPEMQAILNKVVQLALTGQEVYLLVDDAEQLDESALQALLELAAGLPEGRPHVFLFGEPSLIAGLDEIQIEEERFHVIELAPYSEEETREYLEQRLEGAGRGIEVFTREQLVDIHENSDGWPGNINQVARDTLIEAMIASRTTVKRPAMGFKMPKKHVLALSAVVVVAVGAAVLMPKKSDKAPAEAPVAQAQLPLGEGKQGAEQANNGSPAIEFSGQSQPMPLPLVGQSQPVMREPLAEAAGMGDGDEGGPAGNTALQPGNPPTVTTIAPPQGVPAGPAPSMAQATAPTQPAAPASKPAASQPVKPVAPTKPAPTQVATAKPAAKAAEKPAAGGTGNSGWYSGQKPGNYVVQILGTSSEASAQAFVKAQGGDYRYFKKTLQGKPLYVVTYGNFANRDAAVAAIKNLPAKVQAGKPWPRTVASVQQELASAR
- the aroK gene encoding shikimate kinase AroK, yielding MRNLILVGPMGAGKSTIGRLLAKELRLLFKDSDKEIELRTGANIPWIFDKEGEPGFRDREQAMIAELCALDGVVVATGGGAVMRAENRQALHAGGRVIYLHASVEQQVGRTARDRNRPLLRTANPEATLRGLLEARDPLYREIADLVVETDERPPRMVVLDILERLQQLPPR
- the gltB gene encoding glutamate synthase large subunit, giving the protein MKTGLYHPEEFKDNCGFGLIAHMTGEPSHHLLQTAMQALTCMTHRGGINADGKTGDGCGLLMQKPDQFLRAVAQEHFSAELPRQYAVGMVFFNQDPVKAEAARANMDREIVAAGLKLVGWRKVPIDTSVLGRLALERLPQIEQVFIGGEGLSDQEFAIKLFSARRRSSVANAHDADHYICSFSHKTIIYKGLMMPRDLAAFYPDLGDERLQTAICVFHQRFSTNTLPKWPLAQPFRFLAHNGEINTITGNRNWAMARRTKFANDLIPDLEELGPLVNRVGSDSSSMDNMLELMVTGGIDLFRGVRMLVPPAWQNVETMDADLRAFYEYNSMHMEPWDGPAGIVMTEGRHAVCLLDRNGLRPARWVTTKNGYITLASEIGVWDYKPEDVIAKGRVGPGQIFAVDTETGQILDTDAIDNRLKSRHPYKRWLRQHALRIQASLTDDQGVASYDADQLKQYMKMFQVTFEERDQVLRPLGEQGQEAVGSMGDDTPMAVLSQRVRSPYDFFRQQFAQVTNPPIDPLREAIVMSLEICLGAERNIFQESPEHASRVILSSPVISPAKWRSLMNLEREGFDRQLIDLNYDESVGLEAAIRNIADQAEEAVRGGKTQLVLSDRYIAPGKLPVHASLAVGAVHHRLTEQGLRCDSNILVETATARDPHHFAVLLGFGASAVYPYLAYEVLADLIRTGEVLGDLDEVFKYYRKGISKGLLKILSKMGISTIASYRGAQLFEAVGLAEEVVGLSFKGVSSRIKGARFVDLEGDQKLLAAEAWSARKPIQQGGLLKFVHGGEYHAYNPDVVNTLQAAVQQGDYAKFKEYTTLVDQRPVSMIRDLLKVKVADQALPLDQIEPLEAILKRFDSAGISLGALSPEAHEALAEAMNRLGARSNSGEGGEDPSRYGTIKSSKIKQVATGRFGVTPEYLVNAEVLQIKVAQGAKPGEGGQLPGGKVNGLIAKLRYAVPGVTLISPPPHHDIYSIEDLAQLIYDLKQVNPQALVSVKLVAEAGVGTIAAGVAKAYADLITISGYDGGTGASPLTSIKYAGAPWELGLAETHQTLRGNDLRGKVRVQTDGGLKTGLDVIKAAILGAESFGFGTAPMIALGCKYLRICHLNNCATGVATQNEKLRKDHYIGTVDMVINFFTFVAEETREWLAKLGVRSLGELIGRTDLLEVLPGDTERQQYLDLTPLLGSSHIPADKPQFCEVDKNPPFDKGELAEKMVEMALPSIRDQAGGEFSLDICNCDRSIGARVSGEIAKLYGNQGMADKPVTFRFKGTAGQSFGVWNAGGLNLHLEGDANDYVGKGMTGGKLTIVPPAGSPFATQHSAIVGNTCLYGATGGKLFAAGTAGERFAVRNSGAHAVVEGTGDHCCEYMTGGFVCVLGKTGYNFGSGMTGGFAYVLDMDNSFVDKLNHELVEIQRISGEAMEAYRSHLARVLGEYVEETGSEWGRELFENLDDYVRRFWLVKPKAANLKQLLSSTRANPQ
- the aroB gene encoding 3-dehydroquinate synthase, which translates into the protein MQTLKVDLGERSYPIYIGEGLLDQAELLAPHIRGRQVAIVSNETVAPLYLDRLSKTLGAYSVVSVILPDGEAHKNWQTLQLIFDGLLTARHDRRTTVVALGGGVIGDMAGFAAACYQRGVDFIQVPTTLLSQVDSSVGGKTGINHPLGKNMVGAFYQPNAVLIDTTSLKTLPGRELSAGLAEVIKYGLICDKPFLAWLEDNMQALRALEPAALTEAIRRSCAAKAAVVGADERESGVRATLNLGHTFGHAIETHMGYGVWLHGEAVAAGTVMALEMSMRLGWIDQAERDRAIRLLQDAGLPVVPPEEMTPAHFMEHMAVDKKVLDGRLRLVLLRQLGEAVITDDYPKEILQATLSADYRAIVAQL
- a CDS encoding type IV pilus secretin PilQ encodes the protein MRLSKWLVVGLMASQACLAAPFRGEAITLNFQDVEVRSVLQVLADYAGINLVASDTVQGNITLRLHDVPWDQALDLVLHSKGLARREQGNVLLVAPAAELAEQSRGARIKQELDAQMEPLRRELLPIHHAKASDLAELLLATLADDGILTGRGSLSVDTRTNTLVAHQPAERLAELRQLVAQLDVPVQQVEIEARIVEANVDYEKGLGVRWGRQLYGDAPLLGKDLFVDLGMDRAAAGIGVGLLRGGVLLDLELSAMEKSGNGEIISQPKVVTADKETARILKGTEVPYQETSKSGATSVAFREASLSLEVTPQITPDGNVIMTVKVTKDEPDFVNALNDVPPIRKNEVNAKVRVANGETIVIGGVYSTAQNNVVDKVPFFGDLPYVGRLFRRDALQEKKSELLVFLTPRIMSDQAIAVSR
- a CDS encoding pilus assembly protein PilP; its protein translation is MNLLRGGELLALIERLPLARSALPGILCIVVFGFGCLLLLPQWLQREEVARARYVGLLEDQQAAIGEVKALGQLRENYEAELMQLQDARWRLAAGAGMSDLLDQLAASGHAHGLHFEQLDVGEEVKRPGYWQTPVDIRVVGGYAGLRVWLDDWLGQVRLLRAETMRLEPTEDRPGLLSLGMRVYVYQADGSVPQPPSLADVPARGQMQPVSLDPFSSSPARVVRAGLAGVALTQLQMVGSLQRGEQSEALVLSAGRVYRVRPGDRLGREGGVVVQVGERQFEVRERLFVGGVWRERTVTLKLRKSMKTEATEGDDEAVEMASGGLDGQSGVSGSALSG